The nucleotide sequence TTTACTGCAGGCATTAATTCATGACTACTTCCGTATCCAAACGCAAATTTGACGTCGTCATCGTAGGCGCTGGCGGCTCTGGTATGCGCGCTTCTTTGCAACTCGCGCGTGCCGGGCTTAACGTCGCTGTGCTAACCAAAGTATTCCCAACTCGCTCCCACACCGTGGCGGCTCAAGGCGGTATCGGCGCCTCGTTGGGCAATATGAACGAGGACAACTGGCACTACCACTTTTACGACACCGTAAAAGGATCTGACTGGTTGGGTGACCAAGACGCCATCGAATTCATGTGCCGTGAAGCCCCTAAGGTGGTGTACGACCTAGAGCACATGGGTATGCCCTTTGACCGCAACCCTGATGGCACCATTTACCAACGCCCTTTTGGCGGCCACACCGCCAACTACGGCGAAAAGGCTGTGGAACGCGCTTGTGCCGCTGCTGACCGCACCGGTCACGCGATGTTGCATACGCTGTACCAACAAAACGTGGCAGCCAAGACCAGCTTCTTTGTGGAATGGTTGGCCCTCGACCTCATCCGCGATGCGGCTGGAGACGTGGTGGGCGTCACTGCGCTGGAAATGGAAACCGGCGATGTCCACATCTTGGAAGCGAAAACCACATTGCTGGCAACAGGTGGTGCTGGGCGCATTTTTGCGGCATCTACCAACGCCTTCATCAACACGGGTGACGGCCTGGGCATGGCTGCCCGCGCAGGCATTCCGCTGGAAGACATGGAGTTCTGGCAATTCCACCCCACAGGGGTTGCCGGTGCTGGCGTGTTGCTCACAGAAGGTTGCCGTGGCGAAGGCGCCATTTTGCGTAACTGCAATGGCGAACGCTTCATGGAGCGCTACGCGCCTACCTTGAAAGATTTGGCCCCACGCGACTTTGTGTCACGCTGCATGGACCAAGAAATCAAAGAAGGTCGAGGCTGTGGTCCCAACAAGGACTACATCAACTTAGACATGACGCATCTGGGCGCTGACACCATCATGAAACGCCTGCCTTCGGTGTTCGAAATTGGCCATAACTTCGCGAATGTGGATATCACCAAGGAGCCCATCCCAGTGGTGCCCACTATTCACTACCAAATGGGCGGCATCCCCACCAACATCCACGGCCAAGTGGTTACACAAAACGCGGACAACAAGAGCGAAGTGGTCAACGGCTTGTACGCAGTTGGCGAGTGCTCCTGCGTGAGCGTACACGGGGCTAACCGCTTGGGCACCAACTCATTGTTGGACTTGCTGGTGTTTGGCCGCGCGGCCGGCAATCACATTGTTGAATTCAACAAAACCAATAAAACGCACAAAGAGTTGCCAGCCAACGCTGCGGATGCCACCTTGGCTCGCCTCGCACGTTTGGACAACGCCACCGGCGGCGAGTATGCGCAAGACGTTGCCAACGACATCCGTACGGCCATGCAACAGCACGCCGGTGTGTTCCGCACCCAAGCTGCCATGGACGAAGGCGTTACCAAGATTGCGGCATTGCGTGAGCGCGTGAAAAACATCGGTTTGAAAGACAAGTCCAAGGTCTTCAATACCGCACGTATTGAAGCGCTGGAAGTCGAGAACCTGATCGAAGCGGCCCAAGCCACCATCGTCTCGGCTGCGGCACGTCACGAGAGCCGTGGCGCCCACAGCGTGGATGACTACGGTGATAGCGCCGAGTTCCCGAACGGTCGCAACGACAAAGAATGGCACAAGCACACCTTGTGGCATAGCGCTAGCAACAGCCTGAGCTACAAGCCAGTGCAAATGAAGCCTCTGACTGTTGAGAGCGTACCGCTCAAGACCCGTAGCTTTTAATCAGAATTCAGCGAGATCAGCCCATGACAAAACGCACTTTCTCCATTTACCGCTACGACCCTGATAAAGACGCCAAGCCTTACATGCAAAACATCGAGGTAGAACTCGATGGCAGCGAGCGCATGTTGTTGGATGCTTTGATGAAACTCAAGGCCGTAGATCCAACCATCTCGTTCCGTCGCTCATGCCGCGAAGGTGTGTGTGGCTCTGACGCCATGAACATCAATGGCAAGAACGGCTTGGCATGCTTGACCAATATGCGCACCTTGCCGGGCACGATCGTGTTGAAACCATTGCCAGGCCTGCCCGTCATTCGCGACTTGATCGTGGACATGACCCAGTTCTTCAAGCAGTACAACTCGATCAAGCCCTACCTGATCAACGACAACGTCCCCCCAGAAAAGGAACGTCTGCAAAGCCCTGAAGAGCGCGAAGAGTTGAACGGCCTGTACGAATGCATCTTGTGCGCTAGCTGCTCCACCAGCTGCCCCAGCTTCTGGTGGAACCCCGACAAGTTCGTGGGCCCCGCTGGCTTGCTACAGGCCTACCGTTTCATCGCAGATAGCCGCGACGAAGCAACCGCCGAGCGCTTGGACAACCTGGAAGACCCCTACCGCTTGTTCCGCTGCCACACCATCATGAACTGTGTGGACGTGTGCCCCAAAGGTTTGAACCCCACCAAAGCCATCGGAAAAATCAAAGAAATGATGGTTTTGCGTACGGTCTAAGCCTTGATAAGTGACCACGCTGTGAATAACGAACTGATTGATGAACGTGCATTAAGCAAACTCAAATGGCGCTGCCGCCGGGGTTTGCTCGAAAACGATATTTTTATCGAACGCTTCTTCAATCGTTTCAGTGATTCGTTGACACAAGGCCAAGCCCATGCATTGGGCGCATTGATGGACTTGAGTGACAACGATTTGTTGGACGTGCATTTGGCACGTAAGTCGCTTGCGCAGGTGGACACAGAGCTAGACCGCGAAGACGTTCAAGAAGTTTTAAATATGTTGAGAGCACCTCTCTGAAAGGCCAGAAAATGAAACTCGCAGACAACAAAGCAACTCTGTCGTTTAGCAACGGCACTCCCAGCGTAGACCTGCCGGTTTACCACGGCAATGTGGGCCCTGATGTGGTCGACATTCGCAAGTTGTACGCACAAACCGGCATGTTCACATATGACCCGGGTTTCTTGTCTACAGCGTCATGCCAATCGGCCATCACCTACATCGACGGCGACAAAGGCGAGTTGCTGTACCGGGGCTACCCCATCGAGCAGTTGGCTACTAACTGTGACTTCATGGAAACCTGCCACTTGTTGCTGTACGGAAACCTGCCCGATGCCGCTGGCAAGGCTGACTTCACCAAGCGTGTGACACAGCACACCATGGTCAACGAGCAGATGCAATTCTTCTTGCGCGGCTTCCGCCGTGATGCCCACCCTATGGCCATCATGACAGGCTTGGTGGGTGCCTTGTCTGCGTTCTACCACGACAGCACCGACATCAACAATCCAGAACACCGTGAAATCTCCGCCATCCGTTTGATCGCGAAGATGCCGACACTGGTTGCCATGGCTTACAAGTACAGCATGGGCCAGCCCTATATGTACCCTAAGAACAACCTCAGCTACGCTGGCAACTTCATGCACATGATGTTCGCAACCCCTTGCGAAGAGTATGTGGTGAACCCCGTGATTGAGCGCGCCTTGGACCGCATCTTTGTGTTGCATGCGGACCATGAACAAAATGCATCCACCTCCACCGTACGCCTGTGCGGCTCGTCTGGCACCAACCCGTTCGCTGCCATTGCCGCAGGCGTAGC is from Rhodoferax aquaticus and encodes:
- the gltA gene encoding citrate synthase produces the protein MKLADNKATLSFSNGTPSVDLPVYHGNVGPDVVDIRKLYAQTGMFTYDPGFLSTASCQSAITYIDGDKGELLYRGYPIEQLATNCDFMETCHLLLYGNLPDAAGKADFTKRVTQHTMVNEQMQFFLRGFRRDAHPMAIMTGLVGALSAFYHDSTDINNPEHREISAIRLIAKMPTLVAMAYKYSMGQPYMYPKNNLSYAGNFMHMMFATPCEEYVVNPVIERALDRIFVLHADHEQNASTSTVRLCGSSGTNPFAAIAAGVACLWGPAHGGANEACLNMLEDIQRMGGISKVGEFMNQVKDKNSSVKLMGFGHRVYKNYDPRAKLMQETCKEVLAALGLENDPLFKLAMALEKIALEDDYFVQRKLYPNVDFYSGIVQRAIGIPVSLFTAIFALARTVGWIAQLNEMIGDPEYKIGRPRQLFTGAVKRDVVPIGQR
- a CDS encoding succinate dehydrogenase iron-sulfur subunit — encoded protein: MTKRTFSIYRYDPDKDAKPYMQNIEVELDGSERMLLDALMKLKAVDPTISFRRSCREGVCGSDAMNINGKNGLACLTNMRTLPGTIVLKPLPGLPVIRDLIVDMTQFFKQYNSIKPYLINDNVPPEKERLQSPEEREELNGLYECILCASCSTSCPSFWWNPDKFVGPAGLLQAYRFIADSRDEATAERLDNLEDPYRLFRCHTIMNCVDVCPKGLNPTKAIGKIKEMMVLRTV
- the sdhA gene encoding succinate dehydrogenase flavoprotein subunit, with the protein product MTTSVSKRKFDVVIVGAGGSGMRASLQLARAGLNVAVLTKVFPTRSHTVAAQGGIGASLGNMNEDNWHYHFYDTVKGSDWLGDQDAIEFMCREAPKVVYDLEHMGMPFDRNPDGTIYQRPFGGHTANYGEKAVERACAAADRTGHAMLHTLYQQNVAAKTSFFVEWLALDLIRDAAGDVVGVTALEMETGDVHILEAKTTLLATGGAGRIFAASTNAFINTGDGLGMAARAGIPLEDMEFWQFHPTGVAGAGVLLTEGCRGEGAILRNCNGERFMERYAPTLKDLAPRDFVSRCMDQEIKEGRGCGPNKDYINLDMTHLGADTIMKRLPSVFEIGHNFANVDITKEPIPVVPTIHYQMGGIPTNIHGQVVTQNADNKSEVVNGLYAVGECSCVSVHGANRLGTNSLLDLLVFGRAAGNHIVEFNKTNKTHKELPANAADATLARLARLDNATGGEYAQDVANDIRTAMQQHAGVFRTQAAMDEGVTKIAALRERVKNIGLKDKSKVFNTARIEALEVENLIEAAQATIVSAAARHESRGAHSVDDYGDSAEFPNGRNDKEWHKHTLWHSASNSLSYKPVQMKPLTVESVPLKTRSF
- a CDS encoding succinate dehydrogenase assembly factor 2, translated to MNNELIDERALSKLKWRCRRGLLENDIFIERFFNRFSDSLTQGQAHALGALMDLSDNDLLDVHLARKSLAQVDTELDREDVQEVLNMLRAPL